Sequence from the Pyrobaculum neutrophilum V24Sta genome:
TATCGCGGACGAGAGCAGGAGGCCGTATGTGGTGCCGACGGCCGCCGCAATGGCGGCCGCTCTGGGTATCTGTATGAGGGGGGCCGTGGCCTCGCCGGCTAGTTGCCCGATCGCGTCTATGCCAGTGTAGCCTCTGGAGGCGAGGGAGAAGGCGTAGAGGAGGTTCTGCGGCTCTACGCCGCGCCAGCTGAAGTAGGGGGGCGGCGCGCCGAATTTCGTGAAGACGGCGGCGAGTAGGGCTGTCATCACCGCGGCCTCTGCGGTAAATACGGCCAGGCCGACCCGCGACGACTCTTTTATCCCCACCAGGGCGAGGATGTAGAGCGCGGTGGAGAGGGCTATGGCAAGGGCCTGCGGAGGTATGGCCAAGCCGCTGTAGGCCAGTATGTACTTGGAGGCGTCTAGGGTTCCGTAGCCGACCATGATTATCTGGTCTATCGCGAGTAGCCAGACCGCGGTGAAGGCGCCCAGGTTGCCCAACCCGATTTTCACATGTAGATAGGAGCCGCCCGTCTCCGGGAACCTCGACCCCATCTCTCCGTAGGCCAGCGCAACCGCTATCAACAGGGCGGCGCTGTACAACATGACGAAAAGCCCGTACTGACCAGCCGCGAGGAGGATGAAGCCCGCCATTAGGTAGAAGGTGGACTGTGAGTCGTGGTGGACTAGGGCGTAGATATCCCAAGTGCCCAACCTCCTCCTCAGCCATTCGCGGAAGGCCACCTGGCCCGTCGTACCTCGGCCCTATTTAAGCATATCCGCAGGTCAACACGCCGTCTTCCAGCCCGCAGACTGGGGGCGGCGCCTCCTTGCGGTACAACCGAAAGCCTCAGGGCCGAGGGCGCGGCTATCTCCCCAGCGGCTTATCTCTTCTTATGAGACCTGCCCTGAGTAGGTGGTCGGCGAGTGCTACCGCCGTGATGGCCTCCAGCGCCACGAGGGCTTTGGGGACTATGGACACGTCGTATCTCCCCTTGAACTCTATCGTCGTAGGCTCCATCTTGGCTAGGTCCACCGTCTGCTGCGGCTTTCTGACGGAGGGGGTGGGCTTGAACCAGGCTCTGAAGTATATGGGGGTTCCCACGGTTATTCCGCCGAGGACGCCGCCGATTTTGTTGGTGGCGAGGGTTGGCCTGCCGTTGGCGACTGTTATGGGGTCGTTGGCCTCGCTTCCCCACATCTTCGCCAGCGCTCTGCCCATGCCCCAGTCGAGCGCTATGGCGCCTGGTATGGAGAAGGCGGCGGCGGCTATGTCGGCTTTTATCTTGCCGAAGTGGGGCTCCCCCAGGCCGGGCGGCACCCCCACGGCCCAGACCTCCACCCCCCCGCCTATGCTGTCTCCCCTCATGGCGGCCTCCCGGATCTTTTCCAGCATTTTGTCTAGGGCTTGTTGATCCACCACGGGGAGGGGCCGCCCCCAGCTTTTTTTGACGTCTTCGTAGGTGTAGCTGGCGTTTATCTCGACGCCGCCTAGCTCGACTATGTGGCCGGCCACCTCGGCGCCGGCTAGGGCGAGCATCTTCTTGGCGACTGCCCCCGCCGCCACCACAGCCGCGGTTGTTCTACCGGAGGCTCTGCCTCCCCCCCTGTGGTCGTAGTGTCTGCCGTATTTGAGGTAGTAGGCGAAGTCGGCGTGGCCCGGCCTGGGCTTCATCCAGAGCTCCTCGTAGTAGCTGGAGATGACGCGTCTGTTCCATATCACGACGGCTATGGGGGTGCCCTGGGTGTAGCCCTCCTTCACGCCGGATAGTATCTCCACCTCCTCCGGCTCGCACCTCGGGTTGAGGACTGGTATGTGGCAGAACATCCTCCTCTCCAGCTCCCTCTTGATGTCCTCCTCCGTCAGTTCCAGCCCAGCCGGCACGCCGTCTATCACCACGCCTATGGCCTTGCCGTGGGATTCGCCGAAGGTGGTTATCCGGAGCTCTCTTCCGAAGGTGTTCATATCCCTAGGAACTCGAGGACGGCCCTCTTCATAACTGTTCTGTCCGGCTCTACTCCGAGCCAGATCTTCTCGGCTTGAGCCCCCTGCTCCACCAGTAGGTCTACCCCGTCTACCACCTTTATCCCTAGCCTCTGGGCCTCCTCCACCATCTTTGTCCTGGGGGTTGGGATGTAGGCGAAGTCCACGTAGAGAGAGGCGCCGCTGAGGTCTGCCACCATGGCGTCGTAGACGGGGGTCGCGTTTACGACCACGTCCGCCTTGACGGGGCTCCTCACGGCTTTTACCTCCCTCTTGAACTTCTCGGCGAACTCCCTGGCTAGGGCCTCGGCCCTCTCGTAGGTCCTGTTGGCTATGTAGACGGCCCTGGCCTCGGCCTTGATCGCGGCGAAGAGGGCGGCCCTCGCGGCGCCCCCTGCGCCCACTATCAACACGTCTGCCCCCCTCATGTGGGAGCCCGCCAGCTGGTAGACCGCCGAGGCGTCTGTGTTGTAGCCGACGAGGAGGTTCCTCTCCACAAGCACAGTGTTCACAGCGCCTATGGCTCTGGCGTCTGCCGCAACGCCGTCGAGGTGCTTCACCACCTCCTCCTTGTGGGGGATAGTGACGTTGAAGCCTCTTAGGTTCAGCCTGGCGAGCTTGAGGAAGCAGGGTAGCTCCTCCCTCGGCACGTCGACGGCTATATACACGGCGTTGACCCCGAGGGCTTTGAAAGAGGCGTTGTGCATGGCGGGGCTCGCCGACTTCCCCCTCACGTGTGTGCCTATCACCGCGAAGTACATGGCGCCTGTATTAACTATTTAAATAAGTGTTTTCCCATCCATATGCGTCCCCCAGCTGACGGTTGGGGTAGTGGGCGCCGGCAAGTTGGGTAGCCAGCTGGCGCTGCGCCTAAGGGGAGACGGGGTGAGGGTAATCGCGTCGGTAAAAACGGAGAGGTCTAGGCAGAGGCTCTCTGCCCTTGGCCTAGAGGCGTATACTGACAACAGGCCCGTGGTGGAGGGCAGCGACCTCCTCCTCCTCGCCGTGAAGCCGGCTAATCTCCCGGAGCTTGACTTCCATGTGGATAAGCCGCTCGTCTCCTTCGTGGCTGGCGCGTCGACGGAGGCCCTGAGGAGGCTCTCCTCCCGGCCCTACAGGGCTATGACCAACGTTGGTCTTACGGCCATCGCCGTGGCTGGCCCCTACGACGAGGAGGTAAACTCCGTGCTCTCCCGGATAGCGCCCACCTTCTGGGTGGAGGAGCGCCTCATAGACCCCCTCACCGTGTTGCTGGGCTCGGGGCCGGCCATCGTGGCTGAGCTCGCGCTTGCCCTCGTGAGAGCCGGCGTAAACATCGGCATCCCCTGGGACCTCTCCAGGGAGGTGGTCCTATCTCTCATGGCCTCCCTCCCCCACCTCGACGAGAGGTTCACCCTGGAGAAGCTGGCGCAGTACGTGGCGACCCCCGGCGGCACTACGATAAAGGCGTTGCTCGAGCTTTACCCAGCCGAGGCTCAGCTGGGCAGAGCCGTGGAGGAGGCCTACAGGAGGATCCTAGAGATGAGGAGGTAGTCTATAACCTCCCTTGTGGTTTTCGTGAGATCCATCTCCAGCGCCTTTTCCACTGGCACGAAGGCGGCGTCCTCTGCGTCGTCTGAAGCCTTGGGCTGCGCGCCGTCGGCTACCTCGACTAGATACACCAGGATGACGAAGTGGTACTTGACGCGTCCTCCCTCCCGCTCGATGTACTCCACGGGCTTTAGGAAGCGCTTCACCACGCCCTCTAGACCAGTCTCCTCCTTGAGCTCCCGGAGGACGGCCTCCTCGAGCTTCTCCCCCAACTCCACGTGTCCCCCCGGGAGGCTCCACTTGCCGGCGCTGGGCGGGTACTTCCTCTTTATCAGGAGGATCTCGCCGCCTCTAACCGCGGCCGCGGCCACCGCTACGACGGGGCGCTCCACAGCCGGCGGCGCCTGCGTCTTTATAAATGTGGCCTCGCTTGGCCAAATCTTTATAAGGGATTCTCTACACCTCAGCCATGTTTGACAAGCTTAAGCCTATGACTATTGGCCAGGAGAGGGCTGTGAACGTGCTGAAGGACCCCGACAACGAGCTTATAGGCCTCTTCGGCCCCACCGGCACCGGCAAATCTCTTCTGAGCATCGCCTACGGGATCTGGGCGGTGGAGAGCGGGAAGGCGAAGAGGTTCATAATCGCTAGGCCGATCGTAGACGTGGCGACCGGCGAGGTGCTTACGCCGGAGAGGCTAGGCGAGATGTACTACCGAATAGCTGCCGCGTACCTTGAGGACATACTGGGGCCCTACGCCGAGAGGGAATACATAGAGAGGCTTCTGAAGGAGGAGCGGGTTATCGTAACCGACGTGTCCTACCTCAGGGGGAGGACCTTCGACGACAGCGTGATATTTCTAGACGATGCGCAGAACGTGCGCCCCGAGAGCGCCGCCGAGATGTTGATAAGGCTGGGGAGGGGTAGCAGACTTATCGTGGCGGGGGACCCCATCTTCCAAAGGCCCTCCGACGTGGAGAAAGACGGAGCGACCCTCCTGAGGGAGGCTCTGTTGGGGGAGGAGAAGGCCGAGGTGGTGGATCTGGGGGTTAAAGACATCGTGAGGCCGGGCGCGAGGAGGGGGATAAAGCTCGCCCTCGAGCTTAGGATGAGGAAGAGGCAGCTGTCCGAGGTGGAGAGGTACATATACGAGACCGCGAGGATTTTTGCCCCCGACGCCGACATAATAACCGCCGTGGAGTTCAGGACGGATAAGGACTCGCTGGGGATAAGGGGGGAGAACGTCCCAGACGCAATAGTCGTGGTCAAGGAGGGCCAGCTGGGGAGGGTGGTGGGGAAAGGCGGCGAGCGCGTCAAGACCATAGAGGGGGAGGTGGGGGCGCGGCTACGTCTGCTCGAGATGTCCCTCGACTTCAAGCAGTGGGTGAGGGCCGTCCACCCGGTGGGGTGGATCTCGAAGCACATAGTAGACGCCGACTTCGCGGGGCCGGAGCTCATGGTGCAGGTGAGAAAAAGCGAGTTCGGCGCCTTCATAGGCCAGAGGGGCGCCTATATAAGGCTAATAGACAGGGTTTTCAGGAAGTTGCTCGGCATAGGCGTTAGGGCGGTGGAGGCGGAGGAGTAGATGCGGGGGTACCTCCTGGGGAAGTTCGGAGAGCCCCCCGCCCTTGTGGAGCTGGAGAAGCCGAGGGCTGCCCCCGGCAGAGTTGTCGTGAAGGTGGCGGCGGCCGGCGTCTGCTACAGGGACTTCCTCACGTGGCGCGGCCTCCAGAGGGCTAGGTTGCCGGTGGTTCCAGGCCACGAATTCGCCGGCGTGGTGGAGGAGGTGGGGGAGGGCGTGGCGGAGTTTAAGCCGGGGGACGCCGTGGCCGGCATGATGTATGAGTACTGCGGCGTCTGTGAAAACTGCAGATCCGGTAGGGAGTACCTCTGCCGAAGTAGGAGGATATACGGCGAGGACCTCCACGGCGCCTTCGCCGAGTACATATCGGTGGACAGGAAATCCCTTGTGAAAATACCGCCGGGGGTGCCCCTGGAGGCTGCCTCCTTCGCCGCCTGCGTCCTCTCCACAGTCGTGAGGGGCGTTAGAAAAATCGGCGTGGCGCCAGGCATGCGGGTGCTGGTGACCGGGGCGGGCGGCGGCGTGGGGATCCACGCGGTTCAGATAGCCAAGGCCTACGGGGCGAAGGTCATAGCCGTGACGAGCCCCAGCAAGGCGGAGGCCGTGGGCAAATACGCCGACTACGTAATCTCCGAGAAGGCCTTCTCAGAAGAGGTGAAGAAGCTAGGGGGCGCAGACGGCGCGGTGGAAGCCGTCGGGGGGCCTACCCTGGAGCAGACCGTGAGATCCCTCAACTGGGGCGCCCGCGTGGCCTTGATTGGGAACGTCGACCCCCAGCCGGCGCCCCTCCCACTGGGCCTCCTCATACTGAAGGAGGTGGAGATACTGCCAGTGATCCAGGGAGGTAGGAGGGACCTAGAGGAGGCGTTGAGGCTCCTCGCCTCCGGCGCCGTAAAGCCGGTGTACACGGTACACAGCTTCTCGGAGCTACCCAAGCTCATCGCCGAGACCCCAAACGCCACAC
This genomic interval carries:
- a CDS encoding APC family permease; translation: MAFREWLRRRLGTWDIYALVHHDSQSTFYLMAGFILLAAGQYGLFVMLYSAALLIAVALAYGEMGSRFPETGGSYLHVKIGLGNLGAFTAVWLLAIDQIIMVGYGTLDASKYILAYSGLAIPPQALAIALSTALYILALVGIKESSRVGLAVFTAEAAVMTALLAAVFTKFGAPPPYFSWRGVEPQNLLYAFSLASRGYTGIDAIGQLAGEATAPLIQIPRAAAIAAAVGTTYGLLLSSAIMSALTPAEIKDPALVMLQLAQKVAPPMETPVFAVIVMIMLMAALTGYVAFARLIYILADEKLLPPHFAKLHRRFRTPYVGLTFTYVVSILFLLPGEIELLVDIYAVGSLINYLMIALSLGLVTKRGILHSAFRSPRIRGFPTTSIAATALTATGIAFTAIEKLPYLWFLALWLAFGYLLYAATRKR
- the aroC gene encoding chorismate synthase — encoded protein: MNTFGRELRITTFGESHGKAIGVVIDGVPAGLELTEEDIKRELERRMFCHIPVLNPRCEPEEVEILSGVKEGYTQGTPIAVVIWNRRVISSYYEELWMKPRPGHADFAYYLKYGRHYDHRGGGRASGRTTAAVVAAGAVAKKMLALAGAEVAGHIVELGGVEINASYTYEDVKKSWGRPLPVVDQQALDKMLEKIREAAMRGDSIGGGVEVWAVGVPPGLGEPHFGKIKADIAAAAFSIPGAIALDWGMGRALAKMWGSEANDPITVANGRPTLATNKIGGVLGGITVGTPIYFRAWFKPTPSVRKPQQTVDLAKMEPTTIEFKGRYDVSIVPKALVALEAITAVALADHLLRAGLIRRDKPLGR
- the aroE gene encoding shikimate dehydrogenase — encoded protein: MYFAVIGTHVRGKSASPAMHNASFKALGVNAVYIAVDVPREELPCFLKLARLNLRGFNVTIPHKEEVVKHLDGVAADARAIGAVNTVLVERNLLVGYNTDASAVYQLAGSHMRGADVLIVGAGGAARAALFAAIKAEARAVYIANRTYERAEALAREFAEKFKREVKAVRSPVKADVVVNATPVYDAMVADLSGASLYVDFAYIPTPRTKMVEEAQRLGIKVVDGVDLLVEQGAQAEKIWLGVEPDRTVMKRAVLEFLGI
- a CDS encoding pyrroline-5-carboxylate reductase family protein, with product MTVGVVGAGKLGSQLALRLRGDGVRVIASVKTERSRQRLSALGLEAYTDNRPVVEGSDLLLLAVKPANLPELDFHVDKPLVSFVAGASTEALRRLSSRPYRAMTNVGLTAIAVAGPYDEEVNSVLSRIAPTFWVEERLIDPLTVLLGSGPAIVAELALALVRAGVNIGIPWDLSREVVLSLMASLPHLDERFTLEKLAQYVATPGGTTIKALLELYPAEAQLGRAVEEAYRRILEMRR
- a CDS encoding NUDIX hydrolase; amino-acid sequence: MERPVVAVAAAAVRGGEILLIKRKYPPSAGKWSLPGGHVELGEKLEEAVLRELKEETGLEGVVKRFLKPVEYIEREGGRVKYHFVILVYLVEVADGAQPKASDDAEDAAFVPVEKALEMDLTKTTREVIDYLLISRILL
- a CDS encoding PhoH family protein gives rise to the protein MFDKLKPMTIGQERAVNVLKDPDNELIGLFGPTGTGKSLLSIAYGIWAVESGKAKRFIIARPIVDVATGEVLTPERLGEMYYRIAAAYLEDILGPYAEREYIERLLKEERVIVTDVSYLRGRTFDDSVIFLDDAQNVRPESAAEMLIRLGRGSRLIVAGDPIFQRPSDVEKDGATLLREALLGEEKAEVVDLGVKDIVRPGARRGIKLALELRMRKRQLSEVERYIYETARIFAPDADIITAVEFRTDKDSLGIRGENVPDAIVVVKEGQLGRVVGKGGERVKTIEGEVGARLRLLEMSLDFKQWVRAVHPVGWISKHIVDADFAGPELMVQVRKSEFGAFIGQRGAYIRLIDRVFRKLLGIGVRAVEAEE
- a CDS encoding alcohol dehydrogenase catalytic domain-containing protein — encoded protein: MRGYLLGKFGEPPALVELEKPRAAPGRVVVKVAAAGVCYRDFLTWRGLQRARLPVVPGHEFAGVVEEVGEGVAEFKPGDAVAGMMYEYCGVCENCRSGREYLCRSRRIYGEDLHGAFAEYISVDRKSLVKIPPGVPLEAASFAACVLSTVVRGVRKIGVAPGMRVLVTGAGGGVGIHAVQIAKAYGAKVIAVTSPSKAEAVGKYADYVISEKAFSEEVKKLGGADGAVEAVGGPTLEQTVRSLNWGARVALIGNVDPQPAPLPLGLLILKEVEILPVIQGGRRDLEEALRLLASGAVKPVYTVHSFSELPKLIAETPNATHIGRRVVKIDI